One genomic segment of Sanyastnella coralliicola includes these proteins:
- a CDS encoding TrpB-like pyridoxal phosphate-dependent enzyme — protein MMKNRRFDLLPQEVPTHFYNIVADMPNKPLPPLNPGTMEPIGPEALAPLFPEELIKQEVSAEQMIEIPDEVRDTYLKYRPTPLFRAFELEKALDTPAKIYYKYEGVSPSGSHKPNTAIAQAYYNKMEGVKKITTETGAGQWGSALSFACAQFNIDCEVFMVRISHDQKPYRKMLMQTYGADVHASPTNTTEAGRKILAEDPDSPGSLGIAISEAVEKAANDPDTKYALGSVLNHVLLHQTVIGQEAIKQMEKAGEMPDIICAPFGGGSNFAGISFPFLRMNFTQGRKIRCIASEPSSCPKLTKGEFRYDFGDTVGMTPLMPMYTLGHQFVPAPIHAGGLRYHGAGVVVSQLLKDKLIEAEAIDQLECFEAGVLFTQKEGILPAPETCHAIASAIREAKKCKESGESKVILIHLCGHGYFDLKAYDDYLKGSLVKHELSDADVQKALQKIQTPSLV, from the coding sequence ATGATGAAAAACAGACGTTTTGACCTGCTTCCGCAGGAGGTGCCTACGCACTTTTACAACATCGTGGCAGACATGCCGAACAAGCCGCTGCCCCCACTAAATCCGGGTACTATGGAGCCCATCGGTCCTGAGGCCTTAGCTCCATTGTTCCCCGAAGAACTGATCAAACAGGAGGTCAGTGCCGAACAGATGATCGAAATCCCTGATGAGGTGAGAGATACCTATTTGAAGTATCGTCCAACACCGCTATTCAGAGCATTCGAGTTAGAAAAGGCACTCGATACTCCGGCGAAGATCTACTACAAGTATGAGGGAGTATCTCCAAGTGGATCCCACAAACCCAACACTGCTATTGCGCAAGCCTATTACAATAAAATGGAGGGTGTAAAGAAGATTACCACTGAAACAGGTGCTGGTCAATGGGGTTCGGCTTTGAGCTTCGCTTGCGCCCAGTTCAATATTGACTGTGAGGTATTCATGGTGAGGATTAGCCATGATCAGAAGCCTTATCGCAAAATGTTGATGCAGACTTATGGAGCAGATGTACACGCATCACCAACAAACACAACAGAGGCTGGAAGAAAGATCCTCGCTGAAGATCCAGACTCACCTGGTAGCTTAGGGATCGCCATTTCAGAGGCGGTTGAAAAGGCAGCGAACGACCCAGATACGAAGTACGCTTTGGGAAGTGTGTTGAATCACGTATTGCTTCACCAAACGGTTATCGGACAAGAAGCTATCAAGCAAATGGAGAAGGCAGGAGAGATGCCAGATATTATCTGTGCTCCCTTCGGTGGCGGATCAAACTTCGCCGGTATCAGCTTTCCGTTCCTTCGCATGAATTTCACACAAGGACGCAAGATTCGATGCATTGCGAGTGAACCGTCTTCATGTCCGAAGTTGACCAAAGGAGAGTTCCGTTATGACTTCGGTGATACGGTGGGAATGACCCCGTTGATGCCAATGTATACACTAGGGCACCAATTCGTTCCAGCACCTATCCATGCCGGCGGTCTGCGTTACCACGGAGCAGGAGTTGTGGTGAGTCAGTTGCTAAAAGACAAGTTGATTGAGGCTGAAGCGATTGATCAGCTGGAGTGTTTTGAAGCAGGAGTGCTCTTTACTCAAAAGGAAGGGATTCTACCGGCACCAGAAACATGCCACGCGATTGCATCTGCTATTCGCGAAGCAAAGAAGTGCAAGGAATCAGGAGAAAGTAAAGTCATTCTCATCCACTTATGCGGTCACGGATACTTCGATCTCAAAGCATACGATGATTACCTCAAAGGATCTTTGGTTAAGCACGAGCTGTCAGATGCAGATGTTCAGAAGGCACTGCAGAAAATTCAGACTCCGTCGCTAGTATGA